From the Caldanaerobius fijiensis DSM 17918 genome, the window GGGACATTTTCTTTTAATAATTTAACTATTTTTTCATACATCGTGTAATCATCATTGGCTGATATAACCTCTCTGATTTTTTGCATTAGATCAGCAAAAAGTTTTTTCTTTTCATTAATGCTCATCATAGACATACTCCTTTGTATAGAATTGATCTTATATTTATTATAACATAATCTTCTCATGTATACTATTTTTTAAATTCATTTATTTCAATTCGTAATTTGAATGGTGCAAAATCATTTGAGTACGAAATATTGTAAATTACGAGTAAAAGATTTATTTAACGACGAAGCTTGCGTATAAAGCAGGAATCACAATTTATTAAACAGTAAAGTTATTCCCACAATAATAAAGACGATGCCAGAACCCGTTTGTATGAGGTTAGAGGGTAGATATTTGTTTATTAGGGTGCCCCCTAAAACTCCGATTAATGCGCTTAAAATCAGTGCAAGGGATGATCCTATATAGACACCCCATATATTTCTATACCTGCTGGCAAGTAACATGGTGGATAATTGTGTTTTATCTCCTAACTCAGCTAGAAATATTAAGAAAAAAGACAATATTAATTCCCTGTACATTTTTTGCACCCCACTTATTGTTTATTTGTTGTTGTTATCTTTTGAGATTTTTTCTTTTGTTTCACGTGAAACAGTGTTATAATATAGAGCAGATAATATGCTGCAAAAATTGTCGTAATAAATGACATAATGAATTGTCCCTGGATCGTATTTACGTGAAGCAAGATGCCAAGATAGATATTGATTAAAGCAGGCAATGATATCAATCCCCTTAGAGGGATATTGATGTCGTTAAATACGGTAGTCCATGAAAAAAACAGCCAGATCAACAAAATATACAATAATTTTATCTTTCTCATCATTTTTTGACACCTTTATTAAAATATGCAATTACATTTTATTTATTTATATTTATAAAAGATAAAAAGTATGTTATAAAGTGGGTTGAGTGATATGAAAAAAATATTGGCAATTGCAAATCAAAAGGGTGGTGTGGGCAAAAGCACGACAACGATAAACTTAGGGGCGGCATTGGCACTGAAAGGTAAAACAGTGCTCATAATAGATATTGATCCACAGGGTAATACCACTAGCGGTTTGGGTATAGAAAAAGAGAAGAGTAAAAGTATAATATACGACGTGATCGAAGGAAAGGTAGACTGCAAAGAGGCTATAATAAAGACCAATTATGATAACCTGTATATAATTCCATCGGATGTAGATTTAGCAGGCGCCGAAGTAGAATTGGTAAATGTTCCTGGGAGAGAATATAAATTAAAATCGGCATTGGATCCTGTACGCGAAGATTATGATTACATACTTATAGATTGTCCGCCTTCCTTAGGCCTTTTGACCGTAAACGCATTGGCAACAGCGGATGGAGTAATAATACCCATCCAATGTGAATATTTTGCGCTGGAAGGCGTGGCACAGCTGCTTACCACCATTAAGATTGTTCAAAAACACATCAACAAAAAATTAGATATAAGTGGCGTTTTACTCACCATGTATGACGGCAGGACAAATCTGTCCGTTCAGGTGGCTGAACAAATAAAAAAGTATTTTGCAGATAAAGTATATAAAACAACAATACCCAGGAACATCAGATTAAGTGAAGCTCCCAGTTATGGTATGCCTATTCAATACTATAGTCCGAGATCTAAGGGTGCTGAGGCGTACAACGAGCTGGCTAAAGAGATATTAGAAAGGGATGTGAACAGTGAATAAGAGAGGGTTAGGTAAAGGTCTTGAAGCCTTATTGCCAAAAAGTATTGATGATGATGGTATTGTATATATTGAGATTGAGAAAATATACTCAAACCGATCACAACCTCGTAAATATTTTAATGATGAAAAGCTTCGAGAACTGGCCGATTCTATAAAAGAACATGGTATGATACAGCCTATAATTGTAAGAGCGGCAGATAATGGATATGTAATTGTAGCAGGTGAGAGAAGATGGAGAGCCGCGAAATTAGCAGGAATGAAGGAGGTTCCTGCTATAGTCAAAAACGTGAGCAATAATGAAGTACTTGAGCTGGCGCTGATTGAAAATCTGCAAAGAGAGGATCTAAACCCTATAGAGGAGGCGCTGGCTTACAAGACATTGATAGAAGAACATGGTATGACACAGGAGGATGTCGCAAAAAAAATAGGAAAGAGCAGGCCTGCTATAGCGAATAGTATACGACTATTAAATCTGGATGACCGTGTAATAGATTATTTGATAACAGGAGAGCTTACGACAGGACACGCGAGAGCCTTATTGTCATTACAGGATGGAGACATGCAGTTTGATGTTGCTAAGAAAATTATCAAAGATGGTTTAAACGTGAGACAGACAGAGAACCTGATAAAAAGAATACTAAATGGAGAAAAAAAAGCAATAAAACCGAAAGAAGCCGATACCAGATACAAATTTATACAGGATGATATGGAGAAGGTTCTGGGGACCAAGATTAATATCAAAAAAGGCAAAAATAAAGGTAAGATAGAAATAGAATTTTATTCTGATGAGGACCTTCAAAGAATTTATGAGTATTTATGCAACAGATGATAGGTTGTATAATATAATAGTTTTATGAAGATATGTATATGAGGGGGCTTACATCGTGATATACCTGGATAACGCGGCTACAACATGGCCAAAACCAGAGAATGTATATGATGAAGTTAAAAACACCATGATTAAATATGGTGCAAATACGGGGAGAGGGAGCCATAAGCTTTCTATAGCAGCATCCAGGATAGTCTATAATACCAGAGAACTGCTTGCAAAATTTTTAAACGCGAGAAGCCCCATGGAGATTATATTTACAATGAATTGTACTATGGCTTTAAACATGGCCATAAAAGGGTTACTAAAGACCGGAGATCATGTCTTGATCACATCTATGGAACATAATTCGGTTATAAGGCCTCTTAATGCATTAAAATCAAAGGGCATTAATTACGATATAATCTGGTGTAATCATGAAGGTTTATTAGATCCCGAAAATCTCAAAAAGGCGATAAAAAGTAATACTAAACTTATAGTAACAACAATGGCTTCTAATGTTTGTGGATCCTTGATGCCCATAAATGATATAGCAGCTATAGCCAGGTCTTATGGGATAGTTTATCTCATAGATGGTGCGCAGGGATTGGGGGTTATAGATGTAGATACGAGGAAAATGGGAGTTGACATTATTGCCTTTCCTGGCCATAAAGGGCTCTTAGGGCCTCAGGGAACAGGTGGTTTATATATCAGCAGTAAATTAAAGCTGGATACTATTATAGAAGGAGGTACAGGGAGCCATTCAGACTTGGATAGCCAACCGGAAGAAATACCTGATAAATTTGAGAGTGGGACATTAAATACGCCTGGTATTGCAGGATTAGGTGCAGGTATCAAATATATTGAAGAAAGGGGTATTGATGATATAAGGAAACATGAAATGTATCTGACAGATTGCCTTATACGTGGGCTAAGAGAAATAAAAGGTGTTGTCGTATATGGACCACAGGATTTGAGCCAGAGGATTGGTGTCGTCAGTATAAATATTGATGACATAGATTCATCGCTTGTAGGCCACATACTGGATTTAAAATATGACATTGCTACGAGAAGCGGCCTTCATTGCTCGATTCTGGCGCATAAGACGCTGGGCACGGTAAATCAAGGAACCGTGAGGTTCAGTGTGGGTCCATTTAATACGATTGATGAAATTGAGAATACAATAAAAGCCGTATATGACGTTGCTAAAAATTTTGTATAGGAGGATTGTTGATGGATGTTTTAAAACTGTTGGGTTCATTGCATTTAAGCGTGGTATCTGGAATCATAATAGTTTTATTATTTATTCTATTATTTCTTTATATATCCCTATTTATAAAGTTGGGAAAATTGAAAAGGCGTATAGATGTTTTCATGAAAGGAGAAAACGGAGTAAATATTGAAAAATTACTTAAAAGCTATATGTCAGAAGTTGAAACGGCCTTAATGAAGGTAAATGATTTTCAAAAGCAAATGGACGAGATAGTTAGAAAGCTGGAAATGAGTATAAAAAAAGTTGCAATTGTCCGTTACAATGCTTTTGATGAAGTAGGCAGTGACTTAAGTTTTTCTATAGCGCTCTTAGACGATCACGATGATGGAGTAGTTATAACGGGTATATACGGCAGGAATGAGACCACGACATACGCAAAGCCTATAAAAAATGGTATGTCTAATTATAAATTATCTGCAGAAGAACTTGAAGTCATAGATAAAGCTAGAAAAAAATTCATATAGAAGAATAAGAGATACACTTCCGGTTATAATATTTCAGGAGGTGTATTTTTTTGTTAATTGCAATAGATCGCGGAATGGAAGATCTAAAAACATTACTTGAAAGCCAGGGATATCAGGTTATCTATATTGACGAAGGGTTGATGTGTGATGCGTATATATACAGTAATGCATTTGGTCAACAACTTAAGTATATAAAACCCGGGAAAAATGGGACGCTGTTGATAAGCGGATCTATGGAATACGATAATATCCTTAATGCTCTTAAGACCAGGCTCATAACACCGTTATTCGAATAGGGTGGTAAGATGGACGAAAAAGTGAAAGGGAATTTGATTATAATAGGTGGTGCAGAGGATAAAGAGCATGAGTGTAAGATACTAAATTATGTGGTAGATTCAATAAAAGCAAAAAAAAATTCATTGCTTATAATAACGACAGCGACTCAAAAGCCTCAACAAGTCTTTGATATTTATAAGAAGGTGTTTAAAAGGCTAGGAGTAGATGAAATAGAAACACTGGATATATCTGGTAGGGAAGACGCTAATGATAAAAAAAATGTAGAAAAGGTATACGATGCAGGGGGTATTTTTTTTTCCGGCGGCGATCAGCTCAGGATAACTAGTATATTGGGTGGGACAAGGGTCAATGAGGCATTGATTGATGTGTACAGGAAAGGGACGGTTATTGCTGGTACCAGTGCTGGAGCTTCTGCTATGAGCAGCACCATGATAGTGGATGGTGAAGCGGATACACCTAAAAAAACCACATTAAGCATGGCACCAGGTCTTGCGTTTATAAATGAAGTGGTCATTGACCAGCACTTTGCCCAGAGAGGAAGGATAGGAAGGCTTCTGTATGCTGTGGCGCAAAATCCTTACACACTGGGAATAGGAATCGATGAGGATACAGCTATCGCTGTAGATAGCAATGGTTTGTTTCAGGTAATAGGTACCAATAGTGTTACAGTATTGGATGCCAAAAACATTCGTTATTCCAATATATCTGAATTGAGCCGTGGCGATGTATTGGAGCTAATTGGAGTAACTTTACATGTATTATCGCCAGGATCAGGCTTTGATCTCGCAAAGAGAGAACCGATTTTAAAAGGAGGTTTATAGCTGCTTAGCAGCAATTGTTATGAATATTTTAGGTATAAATATATACAGGGGCAGAAATATTTATTGCCATAGGCCTGTTATCAAATTGACCTTAGATCTTGAAGGCTATAGCGACATACCGACAAAGGATATACCGGATTTTAATGCAAAATTGCTGGATTTACTTCCGGGTTTGAAAGAACACTATTGCAGTGCAGGAAAACCTGGGGGTTTTGTCAAAAGGCTTTATGATGGAACGTATCTTGCTCATGTTACAGAGCATGTAATATTGGAATTACAACACATGGTCGGATATGACGTGAGGTACGGCAAAGCCAGATGTATTGAGGGCGAGAAATATTACATAGTCTATGAATATGTGTTAGAGGATTGTGGCTTAAGGTCGGGAAAGCTGGCAGTGGATTTATTAAACAAGTTATTAAAAGGAGAATGCATCGATTTAGATAATAAGATATCAGATTTAAGGAAAGTGATAGCCGAATTTGACTTAGGTCCGAGTACTAAGGCAATAGTAGAGGAGGCTAAAAGGAGGGGTATTCCTGTAACGAGGATAGGTAACAGCAGCATATTGAGATTGGGGTATGGTAAATACCAGAAATTAATAGAGGGTACTATAACGGAGAATACCAGCTGCATAGCTGTGGACATATCCTGTGACAAACAGCTTACCAAAAAGATATTGAGAGAGTACGGTATCCCTGTTCCTGAAGGCTATGAGGTCTATTCAGAAGATGATGCCGTTTCCATAGCCCGGGAATTAGGTTATCCTGTGGTAGTGAAGCCTTTAAGCGGCAATCAGGGGAAAGGCGTCTGTTTAAATCTAACTTCAGATGAAGATGTGAGGTTGGCATACAGGATCGCAAAGGGATACTCGGAGAATATCATTGTAGAAAAACATATACAGGGACGCCATTATAGAGTATTGGTGGTAAAAGATAAGGTAGCAGCGGTTTCCGAGAGGATTCCAGCTCATGTGATTGGCGATGGAAAAAGCAGTATAAAACAACTTATAGATAAACTAAACGAAGATCCCAACAGAGGGGAAGGACATGAAAAACCCCTGACAAAGATTAAAATAGACCCTATTGTACTTATGGTGTTGAATAGACAGGGGAAGGACCTCAATTATGTTCCTCAATCAGGTGAGAAAATTTATTTAAGAGATAACGATAATTTGAGCACAGGTGGTATAGCTGTAGACTGTACTGATAAAATACATCCTGATAATGTAGCAATAGCTATAAGAGCGGCACAGGCTATAGGACTGGATATTGCAGGAGTAGATATCACGGCGCCAGATATATCAAAACCTTTGACAGTTACAGGAGGCGTTGTTATAGAGGTAAATGCTTCTCCAGGTATAAGAATGCATTATTTTCCCCAAAAGGGCCAGCCCAGGGATGTGGCTAAATCTATAATAGATATGCTTTACCCCTATGGCAGCAAAAGTACAATACCTATTGTAGCTGTTACAGGTACCAATGGTAAAACTACTACTACCAGAATGATAGCGCATATTTTGAGCGCTTGTGGTTATACAGTAGGTATGACGACAACTGATGGCATATATGTGGATAATAAGCTTATATTAAAGGGCGATAATACAGGTCCTTTAAGTGCAGCTACGGTTTTGGCGGATAAAAATATAGATGCTGCTGTTTTAGAAACGGCTAGAGGAGGTATTATAAGGGCCGGTTTAGGATACGATTTGAGCGATGTTGGTATCATCACCAATGTTACGGAAGACCATCTCGGACTTGATGGTATAGAAACTCTGGAAGATATGGCCTTTGTTAAATCTTTGGTGGTAGAGGCCGTAAAAGAAGATGGATATGCGGTTTTAAATGCTGATGATAGTATGACGGGTTATATTGAAAGCAGGGTAAAATGTAAGAAAGTGTACTTTTCCATGAATGAGAACAACCTGTTGATAAAAAAACATATTTTGTCAGGGGGCACTGCTGTATATTTAAAAGATGATATGATAATGGTAGCAAACAGGGATTCGATAGTTCCAGTCATAGATATTAAAGATATACCAGCAACCCTGAATGGCAGTGTGAAGTTTAATGTTCAAAACAGCCTCGCTGCTACAGCTGGATGCTGGGCTTTGAGGATTCCGATCAAGGATATATCAAAAGGGCTTTCGACATTTTATTGTGATCAAAAGCACAACCCAGGTAGATTTAATATATTCAATATAGGCAATTACAGGGTACTGGTAGATTATGGGCATAACATAGATGGTTATAAGGCTGTGATAGAAGCGGCGACTAAAATGGGTGCGGATAGGCTTGTGGGTATCATAGGCGTACCGGGTGATAGAACTGATGATAGCATCAGACAGATTGGGGAGATATGCGGTAAGGCTTTTGATGTAATTTACATAAAAGAAGATCAGGATCTAAGAGGAAGAAAACCGGGAGTTGTAGCTAATATATTAAGAAAAGGCGTTGAAACCACAGGATTTGGGAAAGAGATAAAGATAGTGTTGTCAGAAAGCGAAGCATTGGAAATGGCTATGGCAAACGCAATGCCTGGTGACCTTATTATGATATTCTATGAAAAATACGATAAAGTCATAAACACTATAAGACGGGTAGCTCGAATGACAAACAAGAAAATAGATGCAGATAGCCTGGCATCGCAGAAGATTTGAGAGCCTATAATAAGGCTCTCTCTCTTTTGAGGTTTTGAATGGCATAAAAAAGTCCTTTGGTTATATAATCGGCCATTCTCATGACGAGATTTAACCGCGTGTTTTGTAATAACATAAATTCCATAAAGCCGCTCATGTTAACAATGCCGTTTATATGAAAATTCCCTATCTCTGGTAATTGTTTGTTAACACCAGCACCAGGCCTTATAGGACCAGGTCCGAAGGTTACATAACCTACATTTTCCAGTTTACCAAGGCACGCATCAACCGTGATGATGAAAGGATTATCTAATCTTTTAATCATTTCAACGGCTTCTAATAGATTTTTAGCGTGCACAGGTTCATCAAGGGTACCATATATGTATACATTACTTGATTCAACGTTTCTATTTTTTAAATTATGCCCCACGAGAGGCCCCAGACAGTCGCCAGTGGCCCTATCTGTACCTATGCAGAGTAAAATGATGTTTTGATAAGGCTTACGTACAGCTTTAATTTCCTCATATAATACGGACTTAAATTCGCTAAGCTTTTCATAGTTGTATGCGTTGTAATAATAAGTCATAAAATACACCTCGATATTATAATTGACATTTAATGCACTTTTGATACATAGGGATGCAAATATAGCAGGATCATGATAAAATTACTTATAGGGGGTGTGATTGTGTTCAATGATATATTTTTGAATATACCGCAGAAGTGGATAGATATAATGT encodes:
- a CDS encoding TMEM165/GDT1 family protein encodes the protein MYRELILSFFLIFLAELGDKTQLSTMLLASRYRNIWGVYIGSSLALILSALIGVLGGTLINKYLPSNLIQTGSGIVFIIVGITLLFNKL
- a CDS encoding ParA family protein; translated protein: MKKILAIANQKGGVGKSTTTINLGAALALKGKTVLIIDIDPQGNTTSGLGIEKEKSKSIIYDVIEGKVDCKEAIIKTNYDNLYIIPSDVDLAGAEVELVNVPGREYKLKSALDPVREDYDYILIDCPPSLGLLTVNALATADGVIIPIQCEYFALEGVAQLLTTIKIVQKHINKKLDISGVLLTMYDGRTNLSVQVAEQIKKYFADKVYKTTIPRNIRLSEAPSYGMPIQYYSPRSKGAEAYNELAKEILERDVNSE
- a CDS encoding ParB/RepB/Spo0J family partition protein, producing MNKRGLGKGLEALLPKSIDDDGIVYIEIEKIYSNRSQPRKYFNDEKLRELADSIKEHGMIQPIIVRAADNGYVIVAGERRWRAAKLAGMKEVPAIVKNVSNNEVLELALIENLQREDLNPIEEALAYKTLIEEHGMTQEDVAKKIGKSRPAIANSIRLLNLDDRVIDYLITGELTTGHARALLSLQDGDMQFDVAKKIIKDGLNVRQTENLIKRILNGEKKAIKPKEADTRYKFIQDDMEKVLGTKINIKKGKNKGKIEIEFYSDEDLQRIYEYLCNR
- a CDS encoding aminotransferase class V-fold PLP-dependent enzyme, which translates into the protein MIYLDNAATTWPKPENVYDEVKNTMIKYGANTGRGSHKLSIAASRIVYNTRELLAKFLNARSPMEIIFTMNCTMALNMAIKGLLKTGDHVLITSMEHNSVIRPLNALKSKGINYDIIWCNHEGLLDPENLKKAIKSNTKLIVTTMASNVCGSLMPINDIAAIARSYGIVYLIDGAQGLGVIDVDTRKMGVDIIAFPGHKGLLGPQGTGGLYISSKLKLDTIIEGGTGSHSDLDSQPEEIPDKFESGTLNTPGIAGLGAGIKYIEERGIDDIRKHEMYLTDCLIRGLREIKGVVVYGPQDLSQRIGVVSINIDDIDSSLVGHILDLKYDIATRSGLHCSILAHKTLGTVNQGTVRFSVGPFNTIDEIENTIKAVYDVAKNFV
- a CDS encoding DUF4446 family protein, whose amino-acid sequence is MDVLKLLGSLHLSVVSGIIIVLLFILLFLYISLFIKLGKLKRRIDVFMKGENGVNIEKLLKSYMSEVETALMKVNDFQKQMDEIVRKLEMSIKKVAIVRYNAFDEVGSDLSFSIALLDDHDDGVVITGIYGRNETTTYAKPIKNGMSNYKLSAEELEVIDKARKKFI
- a CDS encoding YkuS family protein, which produces MLIAIDRGMEDLKTLLESQGYQVIYIDEGLMCDAYIYSNAFGQQLKYIKPGKNGTLLISGSMEYDNILNALKTRLITPLFE
- a CDS encoding cyanophycinase: MDEKVKGNLIIIGGAEDKEHECKILNYVVDSIKAKKNSLLIITTATQKPQQVFDIYKKVFKRLGVDEIETLDISGREDANDKKNVEKVYDAGGIFFSGGDQLRITSILGGTRVNEALIDVYRKGTVIAGTSAGASAMSSTMIVDGEADTPKKTTLSMAPGLAFINEVVIDQHFAQRGRIGRLLYAVAQNPYTLGIGIDEDTAIAVDSNGLFQVIGTNSVTVLDAKNIRYSNISELSRGDVLELIGVTLHVLSPGSGFDLAKREPILKGGL
- the cphA gene encoding cyanophycin synthetase, with the translated sequence MNILGINIYRGRNIYCHRPVIKLTLDLEGYSDIPTKDIPDFNAKLLDLLPGLKEHYCSAGKPGGFVKRLYDGTYLAHVTEHVILELQHMVGYDVRYGKARCIEGEKYYIVYEYVLEDCGLRSGKLAVDLLNKLLKGECIDLDNKISDLRKVIAEFDLGPSTKAIVEEAKRRGIPVTRIGNSSILRLGYGKYQKLIEGTITENTSCIAVDISCDKQLTKKILREYGIPVPEGYEVYSEDDAVSIARELGYPVVVKPLSGNQGKGVCLNLTSDEDVRLAYRIAKGYSENIIVEKHIQGRHYRVLVVKDKVAAVSERIPAHVIGDGKSSIKQLIDKLNEDPNRGEGHEKPLTKIKIDPIVLMVLNRQGKDLNYVPQSGEKIYLRDNDNLSTGGIAVDCTDKIHPDNVAIAIRAAQAIGLDIAGVDITAPDISKPLTVTGGVVIEVNASPGIRMHYFPQKGQPRDVAKSIIDMLYPYGSKSTIPIVAVTGTNGKTTTTRMIAHILSACGYTVGMTTTDGIYVDNKLILKGDNTGPLSAATVLADKNIDAAVLETARGGIIRAGLGYDLSDVGIITNVTEDHLGLDGIETLEDMAFVKSLVVEAVKEDGYAVLNADDSMTGYIESRVKCKKVYFSMNENNLLIKKHILSGGTAVYLKDDMIMVANRDSIVPVIDIKDIPATLNGSVKFNVQNSLAATAGCWALRIPIKDISKGLSTFYCDQKHNPGRFNIFNIGNYRVLVDYGHNIDGYKAVIEAATKMGADRLVGIIGVPGDRTDDSIRQIGEICGKAFDVIYIKEDQDLRGRKPGVVANILRKGVETTGFGKEIKIVLSESEALEMAMANAMPGDLIMIFYEKYDKVINTIRRVARMTNKKIDADSLASQKI
- the yyaC gene encoding spore protease YyaC, translated to MTYYYNAYNYEKLSEFKSVLYEEIKAVRKPYQNIILLCIGTDRATGDCLGPLVGHNLKNRNVESSNVYIYGTLDEPVHAKNLLEAVEMIKRLDNPFIITVDACLGKLENVGYVTFGPGPIRPGAGVNKQLPEIGNFHINGIVNMSGFMEFMLLQNTRLNLVMRMADYITKGLFYAIQNLKRERALL